The Dehalococcoidia bacterium DNA window GCAATCCGCCGGCCTGCTGGTGCTCAGCATCCGCGATGTGACCCCCGTGCCGCACAACGGCTGCCGCCCGCCCAAGCGGCGGCGGGTGTAACCACCCACTTCTGGCGCTTCCGCGGCCCAAAGCGGCCCGGCGGCCGGCAGGACCGCGGGGCTGGTGGGCCGTCTGTCTCACGGGATCAGGGCAACTGGAGAGGATTTCGTCCATGGCGCGATACACGGGCCCGGACTGCCGGGTCTGCCGCCGGCACGGTGAGAAGCTGTTTCTGAAGGGCGAGCGCTGCATGGGGCCGAAGTGCGCGATCGAGCGGCGCAACCAGCCGCCCGGGCCGCGCAGCACGCGCCGCCGCAAGGTCTCTGACCGCGGCCTGCAGCTACGCGAGAAGCAGAAGGCGCGCTTCGCCTACGGCGTGCTGGAGAAGCAGTTCCGCATCTACTACGAGCAGGCCGTGCGCCGGCCGGGCGTGACCGGCGAGAACCTGGTGCGGTTGCTCGAACAGCGGCTCGACAACGTCGTGCACCGCCTCGGCTGGGCGGATTCGCGCGACCAGGGCCGGCAGATCGTGCGCCACGGCCACATCACGCTCAACAACCGCAAGACGGACATCCCTTCGGCCCAGGTGAAGATCGGCGACGTGATCGGCTGGACGCCGGGCGGGCGCCGCACCGAGTACTTCAAGGTCCGCGAGGCGATGGCGCAGTCGGCCGCCACGCCGAGCTGGCTGGCCCTCGAACGCGAGCAGATGATCGGCCGCGTCACCGGCATGCCCGCCCGTGCCGACGCCGACCGCACCTTTGATGAGAGCGTCATTGTCGAATACTACTCTCGCTAACTACCCACTCGCCCTGGGATTTGCGGCGGAGGACTTGGAGACCGGGCGGGCCGCCCGGGGAGGAACATCGTTGACCCAGCTAGTGACACCGCAAATCGAAATCGAAGAGAGCGAGGAGGGCCGCCCCTCACGCTTCGTCGTGCAGCCGCTGCCCGCCGGCTTCGG harbors:
- the rpsD gene encoding 30S ribosomal protein S4, whose amino-acid sequence is MARYTGPDCRVCRRHGEKLFLKGERCMGPKCAIERRNQPPGPRSTRRRKVSDRGLQLREKQKARFAYGVLEKQFRIYYEQAVRRPGVTGENLVRLLEQRLDNVVHRLGWADSRDQGRQIVRHGHITLNNRKTDIPSAQVKIGDVIGWTPGGRRTEYFKVREAMAQSAATPSWLALEREQMIGRVTGMPARADADRTFDESVIVEYYSR